The following proteins come from a genomic window of Methylorubrum populi:
- a CDS encoding AI-2E family transporter has translation MKRISPGEGFIVPPRPTRVAAAETPKGPLASSLVVFAIIVAGLFLAREVLIPIAIAVLLSFVLGPLVNFLRRLRLGRAVAVLVSVLFAAGVIAALTTVIGVQVAELAQDVPRYQRTVERKIEGLRNGSLGQTMDYIANINRAIHQGGEENKESAERAKERSLREQAARDSARRAEPEPAKPLVVQVEERRPSPLELATTVLSPVAQPLATAGIVIVVLLFILMQREDLRDRLIRLAGSSDLHRTTVAMDDAARRLSRYFLGQLALNTAFGIVIGVGLWIIGVPSPVLWGIFALVMRFVPYIGAVLSAVLPIALAAAVEPGWSMALATFLLFALVEPIVGQIIEPLVYGHSTGLSPFSVLVSALFWTWLWGPVGLLLSTPLTVCLVVLGRHVDRLEFLDVLFSNRPALTPIENFYQRMLADDPEEAQEHAELILRECSLSAYYDDVVLKGLELAARDAARGVLTPDQKDEIRASITALVEDLEDRDDKVPEPASKSARLISDGAGDGESACKSDPIPEPDPDDLPEAWRQDGAVLLVSGRGFLDGAATAIADQLLRKRGFGTRQVPFAEVARVRIGAWEPGPAQAVCVISLALSGEPTHLRRLVTRLRQKIDTVPIVAGLWRLDEPMLSDDALRAKLGADDHVTSLRDLIETILAIARHGTPQEPERQQAATPPRQALPEPA, from the coding sequence ATGAAGCGCATATCCCCCGGTGAGGGCTTCATCGTGCCGCCACGCCCCACGCGGGTCGCCGCCGCCGAGACGCCCAAAGGTCCGCTCGCCTCATCCCTCGTCGTGTTCGCGATCATCGTCGCCGGCCTGTTCCTTGCGCGCGAGGTGCTGATCCCCATCGCCATCGCGGTGCTGCTGTCCTTCGTGCTCGGCCCGCTGGTGAACTTCCTGCGCCGGCTGCGGCTGGGGCGGGCGGTGGCGGTCCTCGTCTCGGTGCTGTTCGCCGCGGGCGTCATCGCCGCGCTCACCACCGTCATCGGCGTGCAGGTCGCCGAGCTCGCCCAGGACGTGCCGCGCTACCAGCGCACGGTCGAGCGCAAGATCGAGGGACTGCGGAACGGCTCGCTCGGCCAGACCATGGACTACATCGCCAACATCAACCGCGCGATCCACCAGGGCGGGGAGGAGAACAAGGAGAGCGCCGAGCGGGCCAAGGAGCGATCGCTTCGCGAGCAGGCCGCCCGCGACAGCGCCCGCAGGGCCGAGCCGGAACCGGCCAAGCCCCTGGTGGTGCAGGTGGAGGAGCGCCGCCCGAGCCCGCTCGAACTCGCCACCACCGTGCTCTCGCCGGTGGCGCAGCCGCTGGCCACCGCCGGCATCGTCATCGTCGTGCTCCTGTTCATCCTGATGCAGCGGGAGGACTTGCGCGACCGCCTGATCCGCCTCGCCGGCTCGAGCGACCTCCACCGCACGACGGTCGCCATGGACGACGCCGCGCGGCGGCTCTCGCGCTACTTCCTGGGGCAACTCGCCCTCAACACCGCCTTCGGCATCGTCATCGGCGTCGGGCTCTGGATCATCGGCGTGCCGAGCCCGGTGCTGTGGGGCATCTTCGCGCTGGTCATGCGCTTCGTGCCCTATATCGGCGCCGTGCTCTCGGCCGTGCTGCCGATCGCACTCGCAGCCGCCGTCGAGCCGGGCTGGAGCATGGCACTGGCGACCTTCCTTCTCTTTGCCCTCGTCGAGCCGATCGTCGGGCAGATCATCGAGCCGCTGGTCTACGGCCACTCCACAGGCCTCTCGCCCTTCTCGGTGCTGGTCTCGGCCCTGTTCTGGACCTGGCTGTGGGGACCGGTGGGGCTGCTTCTCTCGACGCCGCTGACCGTCTGCCTCGTCGTGCTCGGGCGCCACGTCGACCGGCTCGAATTTCTGGACGTGCTGTTCAGCAACCGGCCGGCACTGACCCCGATCGAGAACTTCTACCAGCGCATGCTCGCCGACGATCCGGAGGAGGCGCAGGAGCATGCCGAGCTGATCCTGCGGGAGTGCTCGCTCTCGGCCTATTACGACGACGTGGTGCTCAAGGGTCTCGAACTCGCCGCCCGCGACGCCGCCCGTGGCGTGCTCACCCCCGACCAGAAGGACGAGATCCGCGCCTCGATCACGGCGCTCGTGGAGGATCTGGAGGATCGCGACGACAAGGTGCCCGAGCCGGCCTCGAAATCCGCCCGCCTGATCTCGGACGGAGCGGGCGACGGCGAGAGCGCCTGCAAGAGCGATCCGATCCCAGAACCGGATCCGGACGACCTGCCCGAGGCCTGGCGGCAGGACGGGGCGGTGCTCCTCGTCTCCGGCCGCGGCTTCCTCGACGGGGCCGCCACGGCCATCGCCGACCAGCTCCTGCGCAAGCGCGGGTTCGGCACGCGGCAGGTGCCCTTCGCCGAGGTCGCGCGGGTGCGGATCGGCGCGTGGGAGCCGGGCCCGGCCCAGGCCGTCTGCGTGATCTCGCTGGCGCTGTCGGGCGAGCCGACCCATCTGCGCCGCCTCGTCACGCGGCTGCGCCAGAAGATCGACACCGTGCCGATCGTCGCCGGACTGTGGCGCCTCGACGAGCCCATGCTCTCC
- a CDS encoding LamB/YcsF family protein, producing MSARIDLNADLGEGFGPWRLGDDARLLDIVTSANIACGFHAGDPDIMVETVAAARARGVAVGAHPGFHDLRGFGRTRIQESPRRIERDIAYQIGALQACAALAGARVTHVKAHGALANLSNEDEAVADALARAVAGVDPGLALVVMPGLAAERAGARAGLTLVREIYADRAYAEDGTLSPRGSPGAVIHEAQEAAARVVRMVEEGAVFTRGGRCIPVEIDTVCVHGDNPEAIAMAQAVRAELERAGFSLRPFTNSFVEMCPGA from the coding sequence GTGAGCGCCCGCATCGATCTCAACGCCGATCTCGGCGAGGGCTTCGGCCCCTGGCGCCTGGGCGACGACGCAAGGCTCCTCGATATCGTCACCTCGGCCAACATCGCCTGCGGCTTCCACGCGGGCGATCCCGACATCATGGTCGAGACCGTCGCCGCGGCGCGGGCCCGCGGCGTGGCCGTGGGCGCCCATCCAGGCTTTCACGATCTGCGCGGTTTCGGCCGGACCCGGATCCAGGAGAGCCCGAGACGAATCGAGCGCGACATCGCCTATCAGATCGGCGCGCTCCAGGCCTGCGCCGCGCTGGCGGGCGCTCGCGTCACCCACGTCAAGGCGCACGGCGCCCTCGCCAACCTCTCGAACGAGGACGAGGCGGTCGCCGACGCCCTGGCCCGGGCCGTGGCCGGGGTCGATCCGGGCCTTGCCCTGGTGGTGATGCCGGGGCTCGCCGCCGAGCGGGCCGGCGCGCGCGCCGGGCTGACCCTCGTGCGGGAGATCTACGCCGACCGCGCCTATGCCGAGGACGGCACGCTCAGCCCCCGCGGCTCGCCGGGCGCAGTGATCCACGAGGCGCAGGAAGCCGCCGCGCGCGTCGTGCGCATGGTCGAGGAGGGTGCCGTCTTCACACGCGGAGGACGATGCATTCCCGTCGAGATCGACACCGTCTGCGTCCACGGCGACAATCCGGAGGCTATCGCGATGGCACAAGCCGTGCGCGCGGAGCTGGAGCGCGCTGGTTTTAGCCTCCGGCCCTTCACCAACTCCTTCGTCGAGATGTGTCCAGGGGCCTGA